A stretch of Gambusia affinis linkage group LG10, SWU_Gaff_1.0, whole genome shotgun sequence DNA encodes these proteins:
- the amotl2a gene encoding angiomotin-like 2a isoform X2, with product MVSSCLLKTDQDSYVFLFRLLRCQHQACILFKLCTDFLLTDMRTAEDSSGTVLHRLIQEQLRYGNLTDTRTLLAIQQQALRGESSGGGTGSPRSSLESLTQEETQYMQMSTRQEPQGQEHQGDCLPSENPMCHLYQLHREELPTYEEAKAHSQYLISRREKSEQDGPAADVVGVQSEGQWDVKREHARSLSERLMQVSLERNGHRDASALTSSHSYPQLYRNLVLNAVLHDGQETQQGADQRGPPPDYPLCARVPQYMLSYSQEHVQYHKDPPPPFYSQHHRYVSAQAQVAQNSIHASSNGNDVLMRENEQLRRELQLYIQKAARLQKLELEIQQISEAYETLMRGSAKREALEKTLRTKLEAEIKRMHDFNRDLREQLGAANKHRAAGDAECSDPRQHIFVKLLEQNEEQQREREQLEKQIQHLSVSGEECQRRSERLEQALTSAQSRNRQLEEELHRKTAYMKKVEGLQSSLAQLQAACEKREVLELRLRTRLEQELKSLRAQQTTNLTASELSSSTLQQELREKEERILALEADITKWEQKYLEESTMRQFAMDAAATAAAQRDTTIINHSPRNSPNSSFNEDLPLSSHRHQEMENRIRELHARLLEKDAVIKVLQQRSRWEQGRLENQALRQARSVPSINTLTCGALTKGKSLSDDQTGAAILKPPSFVAAKAPTQDSSTQSDEVTPGLDVTAEKDRSQVNGGIPAATTGASEEQKAPLKMFKSSDTEAIEILI from the exons ATGGTCAGCTCTTGCTTGTTGAAGACTGATCAAGACTCTtacgtttttcttttcagattgttGAGGTGTCAACATCAAGCTTGTATTTTGTTTAAGTTGTGCACTGATTTCTTGTTGACTGACATGAGGACAGCTGAGGACTCCTCAGGAACCGTCTTGCACCGCCTCATCCAGGAGCAGCTCCGCTATGGGAACCTGACTGACACTCGCACTCTCCTGGCCATCCAGCAGCAGGCCCTGCGTGGAGAGAGCAGCGGCGGGGGCACAGGCAGTCCCCGCTCCTCTTTGGAGAGCCTCACTCAAGAGGAAACCCAGTACATGCAGATGTCGACGCGGCAGGAGCCCCAAGGACAGGAGCACCAGGGGGACTGCCTGCCCTCCGAGAATCCCATGTGTCATCTGTACCAGCTCCACAGGGAGGAGCTGCCGACCTACGAGGAGGCCAAAGCGCACTCGCAGTACCTGATCTCTCGGAGGGAAAAGTCCGAGCAGGACGGCCCCGCCGCGGACGTGGTGGGAGTTCAAAGTGAGGGACAGTGGGATGTGAAGCGGGAGCACGCTCGCTCCCTGAGCGAGAGGCTCATGCAGGTCTCGCTGGAGAGAAATGGACACAGAGACGCTTCGGCTCTGACCTCTTCCCACAGCTATCCGCAGCTTTATAGGAATCTTGTTTTAAATGCCGTGTTGCATGACGGACAGGAGACCCAACAGGGTGCAGACCAGCGCGGCCCTCCTCCAGATTATCCCCTATGTGCCCGAGTTCCTCAGTACATGCTCAGCTATTCACAGGAGCATGTACAGTACCACAAAGACCCTCCTCCCCCGTTTTACTCACAGCACCACAG GTATGTGTCTGCCCAAGCCCAGGTGGCTCAGAACAGCATCCACGCATCCTCCAACGGCAATGACGTGTTGATGAGGGAGAACGAGCAGCTCAGGAGAGAGCTGCAGCTGTACATCCAGAAGGCTGCCAGGCTGCAGAAG TTGGAGCTTGAGATCCAACAGATCTCAGAGGCGTACGAGACCCTGATGAGAGGCTCTGCTAAGCGGGAAGCCTTGGAGAAAACTCTGAGGACTAAACTGGAGGCAGAGATTAAGAGGATGCATGATTTTAACAGAGATCTCAGAG aGCAACTTGGAGCAGCTAACAAGCACAGAGCGGCCGGTGATGCTGAGTGCTCAGACCCAAGGCAGCACATCTTCGTTAAACTCCTGGAGCAAA ACGAAGAGCAGCAGCGGGAGCGCGAACAATTGGAAAAGCAGATTCAGCACCTGAGTGTGTCTGGTGAAGAGTGCCAGCGAAGAAGTGAACGGCTGGAGCAGGCGCTGACCTCAGCACAGAGCCGCAACcggcagctggaggaggagctgcaccgCAAGACGGCCTACATGAAGAAAGTGGAGGGGCTGCAGAGCTCCCTCGCTCAGCTGCAGGCGGCGTGCGAGAAGAGGGAGGTCCTGGAGCTGCGGCTTCGCACCCGGCTGGAGCAGGAGCTGAAGAGCCTCAGGGCACAGCAG ACAACCAACCTCACAGCATCAGAGCTGAGCTCATCCAcgctgcagcaggagctgagGGAAAAAGAGGAGCGCATCCTGGCTCTGGAGGCCGACATCACCAAATGGGAGCAGAAGTACCTGGAGGAGAGCACCATGAGGCAGTTTGCCATGGACGCAGCGGCCACGGCTGCAGCACAGAG GGATACAACGATCATCAACCATTCGCCCAGGAATTCACCAAACAGCAGCTTCAACGAAGACCTCCCTTTATCGAGCCACAGACACCAGGAGATGGAGAACAG GATCCGTGAACTTCACGCTCGGCTGCTGGAAAAGGACGCCGTGATCAAAGTCCTGCAGCAGCGCTCCAGATGGGAACAAGGCCGGCTAGAGAATCAGGCGCTCCGTCAGGCCAGGTCCGTCCCCTCCATCAACACCCTGACGTGTGGCGCTTTAACTAAAG GAAAGAGCCTCTCAGATGACCAGACAGGTGCTGCCATCTTGAAACCCCCGTCCTTCGTCGCGGCCAAGGCGCCGACCCAAGACTCCAGCACCCAGAGTGATGAGGTCACACCGGGGCTGGACGTCACAGCAGAGAAGGACAGGTCACAAGTCAATGGAGGGATTCCAGCAGCTACGACCG GCGCCTCAGAGGAGCAGAAGGCCCCGCTCAAGATGTTCAAGAGTTCAGACACCGAGGCGATCGAAATCCTCATATGA
- the amotl2a gene encoding angiomotin-like 2a isoform X1, producing MVSSCLLKTDQDSYVFLFRLLRCQHQACILFKLCTDFLLTDMRTAEDSSGTVLHRLIQEQLRYGNLTDTRTLLAIQQQALRGESSGGGTGSPRSSLESLTQEETQYMQMSTRQEPQGQEHQGDCLPSENPMCHLYQLHREELPTYEEAKAHSQYLISRREKSEQDGPAADVVGVQSEGQWDVKREHARSLSERLMQVSLERNGHRDASALTSSHSYPQLYRNLVLNAVLHDGQETQQGADQRGPPPDYPLCARVPQYMLSYSQEHVQYHKDPPPPFYSQHHRCYGESLMSALCRYVSAQAQVAQNSIHASSNGNDVLMRENEQLRRELQLYIQKAARLQKLELEIQQISEAYETLMRGSAKREALEKTLRTKLEAEIKRMHDFNRDLREQLGAANKHRAAGDAECSDPRQHIFVKLLEQNEEQQREREQLEKQIQHLSVSGEECQRRSERLEQALTSAQSRNRQLEEELHRKTAYMKKVEGLQSSLAQLQAACEKREVLELRLRTRLEQELKSLRAQQTTNLTASELSSSTLQQELREKEERILALEADITKWEQKYLEESTMRQFAMDAAATAAAQRDTTIINHSPRNSPNSSFNEDLPLSSHRHQEMENRIRELHARLLEKDAVIKVLQQRSRWEQGRLENQALRQARSVPSINTLTCGALTKGKSLSDDQTGAAILKPPSFVAAKAPTQDSSTQSDEVTPGLDVTAEKDRSQVNGGIPAATTGASEEQKAPLKMFKSSDTEAIEILI from the exons ATGGTCAGCTCTTGCTTGTTGAAGACTGATCAAGACTCTtacgtttttcttttcagattgttGAGGTGTCAACATCAAGCTTGTATTTTGTTTAAGTTGTGCACTGATTTCTTGTTGACTGACATGAGGACAGCTGAGGACTCCTCAGGAACCGTCTTGCACCGCCTCATCCAGGAGCAGCTCCGCTATGGGAACCTGACTGACACTCGCACTCTCCTGGCCATCCAGCAGCAGGCCCTGCGTGGAGAGAGCAGCGGCGGGGGCACAGGCAGTCCCCGCTCCTCTTTGGAGAGCCTCACTCAAGAGGAAACCCAGTACATGCAGATGTCGACGCGGCAGGAGCCCCAAGGACAGGAGCACCAGGGGGACTGCCTGCCCTCCGAGAATCCCATGTGTCATCTGTACCAGCTCCACAGGGAGGAGCTGCCGACCTACGAGGAGGCCAAAGCGCACTCGCAGTACCTGATCTCTCGGAGGGAAAAGTCCGAGCAGGACGGCCCCGCCGCGGACGTGGTGGGAGTTCAAAGTGAGGGACAGTGGGATGTGAAGCGGGAGCACGCTCGCTCCCTGAGCGAGAGGCTCATGCAGGTCTCGCTGGAGAGAAATGGACACAGAGACGCTTCGGCTCTGACCTCTTCCCACAGCTATCCGCAGCTTTATAGGAATCTTGTTTTAAATGCCGTGTTGCATGACGGACAGGAGACCCAACAGGGTGCAGACCAGCGCGGCCCTCCTCCAGATTATCCCCTATGTGCCCGAGTTCCTCAGTACATGCTCAGCTATTCACAGGAGCATGTACAGTACCACAAAGACCCTCCTCCCCCGTTTTACTCACAGCACCACAG GTGTTATGGTGAATCACTCATGTCTGCACTTTGCAGGTATGTGTCTGCCCAAGCCCAGGTGGCTCAGAACAGCATCCACGCATCCTCCAACGGCAATGACGTGTTGATGAGGGAGAACGAGCAGCTCAGGAGAGAGCTGCAGCTGTACATCCAGAAGGCTGCCAGGCTGCAGAAG TTGGAGCTTGAGATCCAACAGATCTCAGAGGCGTACGAGACCCTGATGAGAGGCTCTGCTAAGCGGGAAGCCTTGGAGAAAACTCTGAGGACTAAACTGGAGGCAGAGATTAAGAGGATGCATGATTTTAACAGAGATCTCAGAG aGCAACTTGGAGCAGCTAACAAGCACAGAGCGGCCGGTGATGCTGAGTGCTCAGACCCAAGGCAGCACATCTTCGTTAAACTCCTGGAGCAAA ACGAAGAGCAGCAGCGGGAGCGCGAACAATTGGAAAAGCAGATTCAGCACCTGAGTGTGTCTGGTGAAGAGTGCCAGCGAAGAAGTGAACGGCTGGAGCAGGCGCTGACCTCAGCACAGAGCCGCAACcggcagctggaggaggagctgcaccgCAAGACGGCCTACATGAAGAAAGTGGAGGGGCTGCAGAGCTCCCTCGCTCAGCTGCAGGCGGCGTGCGAGAAGAGGGAGGTCCTGGAGCTGCGGCTTCGCACCCGGCTGGAGCAGGAGCTGAAGAGCCTCAGGGCACAGCAG ACAACCAACCTCACAGCATCAGAGCTGAGCTCATCCAcgctgcagcaggagctgagGGAAAAAGAGGAGCGCATCCTGGCTCTGGAGGCCGACATCACCAAATGGGAGCAGAAGTACCTGGAGGAGAGCACCATGAGGCAGTTTGCCATGGACGCAGCGGCCACGGCTGCAGCACAGAG GGATACAACGATCATCAACCATTCGCCCAGGAATTCACCAAACAGCAGCTTCAACGAAGACCTCCCTTTATCGAGCCACAGACACCAGGAGATGGAGAACAG GATCCGTGAACTTCACGCTCGGCTGCTGGAAAAGGACGCCGTGATCAAAGTCCTGCAGCAGCGCTCCAGATGGGAACAAGGCCGGCTAGAGAATCAGGCGCTCCGTCAGGCCAGGTCCGTCCCCTCCATCAACACCCTGACGTGTGGCGCTTTAACTAAAG GAAAGAGCCTCTCAGATGACCAGACAGGTGCTGCCATCTTGAAACCCCCGTCCTTCGTCGCGGCCAAGGCGCCGACCCAAGACTCCAGCACCCAGAGTGATGAGGTCACACCGGGGCTGGACGTCACAGCAGAGAAGGACAGGTCACAAGTCAATGGAGGGATTCCAGCAGCTACGACCG GCGCCTCAGAGGAGCAGAAGGCCCCGCTCAAGATGTTCAAGAGTTCAGACACCGAGGCGATCGAAATCCTCATATGA
- the amotl2a gene encoding angiomotin-like 2a isoform X3, with amino-acid sequence MRTAEDSSGTVLHRLIQEQLRYGNLTDTRTLLAIQQQALRGESSGGGTGSPRSSLESLTQEETQYMQMSTRQEPQGQEHQGDCLPSENPMCHLYQLHREELPTYEEAKAHSQYLISRREKSEQDGPAADVVGVQSEGQWDVKREHARSLSERLMQVSLERNGHRDASALTSSHSYPQLYRNLVLNAVLHDGQETQQGADQRGPPPDYPLCARVPQYMLSYSQEHVQYHKDPPPPFYSQHHRCYGESLMSALCRYVSAQAQVAQNSIHASSNGNDVLMRENEQLRRELQLYIQKAARLQKLELEIQQISEAYETLMRGSAKREALEKTLRTKLEAEIKRMHDFNRDLREQLGAANKHRAAGDAECSDPRQHIFVKLLEQNEEQQREREQLEKQIQHLSVSGEECQRRSERLEQALTSAQSRNRQLEEELHRKTAYMKKVEGLQSSLAQLQAACEKREVLELRLRTRLEQELKSLRAQQTTNLTASELSSSTLQQELREKEERILALEADITKWEQKYLEESTMRQFAMDAAATAAAQRDTTIINHSPRNSPNSSFNEDLPLSSHRHQEMENRIRELHARLLEKDAVIKVLQQRSRWEQGRLENQALRQARSVPSINTLTCGALTKGKSLSDDQTGAAILKPPSFVAAKAPTQDSSTQSDEVTPGLDVTAEKDRSQVNGGIPAATTGASEEQKAPLKMFKSSDTEAIEILI; translated from the exons ATGAGGACAGCTGAGGACTCCTCAGGAACCGTCTTGCACCGCCTCATCCAGGAGCAGCTCCGCTATGGGAACCTGACTGACACTCGCACTCTCCTGGCCATCCAGCAGCAGGCCCTGCGTGGAGAGAGCAGCGGCGGGGGCACAGGCAGTCCCCGCTCCTCTTTGGAGAGCCTCACTCAAGAGGAAACCCAGTACATGCAGATGTCGACGCGGCAGGAGCCCCAAGGACAGGAGCACCAGGGGGACTGCCTGCCCTCCGAGAATCCCATGTGTCATCTGTACCAGCTCCACAGGGAGGAGCTGCCGACCTACGAGGAGGCCAAAGCGCACTCGCAGTACCTGATCTCTCGGAGGGAAAAGTCCGAGCAGGACGGCCCCGCCGCGGACGTGGTGGGAGTTCAAAGTGAGGGACAGTGGGATGTGAAGCGGGAGCACGCTCGCTCCCTGAGCGAGAGGCTCATGCAGGTCTCGCTGGAGAGAAATGGACACAGAGACGCTTCGGCTCTGACCTCTTCCCACAGCTATCCGCAGCTTTATAGGAATCTTGTTTTAAATGCCGTGTTGCATGACGGACAGGAGACCCAACAGGGTGCAGACCAGCGCGGCCCTCCTCCAGATTATCCCCTATGTGCCCGAGTTCCTCAGTACATGCTCAGCTATTCACAGGAGCATGTACAGTACCACAAAGACCCTCCTCCCCCGTTTTACTCACAGCACCACAG GTGTTATGGTGAATCACTCATGTCTGCACTTTGCAGGTATGTGTCTGCCCAAGCCCAGGTGGCTCAGAACAGCATCCACGCATCCTCCAACGGCAATGACGTGTTGATGAGGGAGAACGAGCAGCTCAGGAGAGAGCTGCAGCTGTACATCCAGAAGGCTGCCAGGCTGCAGAAG TTGGAGCTTGAGATCCAACAGATCTCAGAGGCGTACGAGACCCTGATGAGAGGCTCTGCTAAGCGGGAAGCCTTGGAGAAAACTCTGAGGACTAAACTGGAGGCAGAGATTAAGAGGATGCATGATTTTAACAGAGATCTCAGAG aGCAACTTGGAGCAGCTAACAAGCACAGAGCGGCCGGTGATGCTGAGTGCTCAGACCCAAGGCAGCACATCTTCGTTAAACTCCTGGAGCAAA ACGAAGAGCAGCAGCGGGAGCGCGAACAATTGGAAAAGCAGATTCAGCACCTGAGTGTGTCTGGTGAAGAGTGCCAGCGAAGAAGTGAACGGCTGGAGCAGGCGCTGACCTCAGCACAGAGCCGCAACcggcagctggaggaggagctgcaccgCAAGACGGCCTACATGAAGAAAGTGGAGGGGCTGCAGAGCTCCCTCGCTCAGCTGCAGGCGGCGTGCGAGAAGAGGGAGGTCCTGGAGCTGCGGCTTCGCACCCGGCTGGAGCAGGAGCTGAAGAGCCTCAGGGCACAGCAG ACAACCAACCTCACAGCATCAGAGCTGAGCTCATCCAcgctgcagcaggagctgagGGAAAAAGAGGAGCGCATCCTGGCTCTGGAGGCCGACATCACCAAATGGGAGCAGAAGTACCTGGAGGAGAGCACCATGAGGCAGTTTGCCATGGACGCAGCGGCCACGGCTGCAGCACAGAG GGATACAACGATCATCAACCATTCGCCCAGGAATTCACCAAACAGCAGCTTCAACGAAGACCTCCCTTTATCGAGCCACAGACACCAGGAGATGGAGAACAG GATCCGTGAACTTCACGCTCGGCTGCTGGAAAAGGACGCCGTGATCAAAGTCCTGCAGCAGCGCTCCAGATGGGAACAAGGCCGGCTAGAGAATCAGGCGCTCCGTCAGGCCAGGTCCGTCCCCTCCATCAACACCCTGACGTGTGGCGCTTTAACTAAAG GAAAGAGCCTCTCAGATGACCAGACAGGTGCTGCCATCTTGAAACCCCCGTCCTTCGTCGCGGCCAAGGCGCCGACCCAAGACTCCAGCACCCAGAGTGATGAGGTCACACCGGGGCTGGACGTCACAGCAGAGAAGGACAGGTCACAAGTCAATGGAGGGATTCCAGCAGCTACGACCG GCGCCTCAGAGGAGCAGAAGGCCCCGCTCAAGATGTTCAAGAGTTCAGACACCGAGGCGATCGAAATCCTCATATGA
- the amotl2a gene encoding angiomotin-like 2a isoform X4 — protein MRTAEDSSGTVLHRLIQEQLRYGNLTDTRTLLAIQQQALRGESSGGGTGSPRSSLESLTQEETQYMQMSTRQEPQGQEHQGDCLPSENPMCHLYQLHREELPTYEEAKAHSQYLISRREKSEQDGPAADVVGVQSEGQWDVKREHARSLSERLMQVSLERNGHRDASALTSSHSYPQLYRNLVLNAVLHDGQETQQGADQRGPPPDYPLCARVPQYMLSYSQEHVQYHKDPPPPFYSQHHRYVSAQAQVAQNSIHASSNGNDVLMRENEQLRRELQLYIQKAARLQKLELEIQQISEAYETLMRGSAKREALEKTLRTKLEAEIKRMHDFNRDLREQLGAANKHRAAGDAECSDPRQHIFVKLLEQNEEQQREREQLEKQIQHLSVSGEECQRRSERLEQALTSAQSRNRQLEEELHRKTAYMKKVEGLQSSLAQLQAACEKREVLELRLRTRLEQELKSLRAQQTTNLTASELSSSTLQQELREKEERILALEADITKWEQKYLEESTMRQFAMDAAATAAAQRDTTIINHSPRNSPNSSFNEDLPLSSHRHQEMENRIRELHARLLEKDAVIKVLQQRSRWEQGRLENQALRQARSVPSINTLTCGALTKGKSLSDDQTGAAILKPPSFVAAKAPTQDSSTQSDEVTPGLDVTAEKDRSQVNGGIPAATTGASEEQKAPLKMFKSSDTEAIEILI, from the exons ATGAGGACAGCTGAGGACTCCTCAGGAACCGTCTTGCACCGCCTCATCCAGGAGCAGCTCCGCTATGGGAACCTGACTGACACTCGCACTCTCCTGGCCATCCAGCAGCAGGCCCTGCGTGGAGAGAGCAGCGGCGGGGGCACAGGCAGTCCCCGCTCCTCTTTGGAGAGCCTCACTCAAGAGGAAACCCAGTACATGCAGATGTCGACGCGGCAGGAGCCCCAAGGACAGGAGCACCAGGGGGACTGCCTGCCCTCCGAGAATCCCATGTGTCATCTGTACCAGCTCCACAGGGAGGAGCTGCCGACCTACGAGGAGGCCAAAGCGCACTCGCAGTACCTGATCTCTCGGAGGGAAAAGTCCGAGCAGGACGGCCCCGCCGCGGACGTGGTGGGAGTTCAAAGTGAGGGACAGTGGGATGTGAAGCGGGAGCACGCTCGCTCCCTGAGCGAGAGGCTCATGCAGGTCTCGCTGGAGAGAAATGGACACAGAGACGCTTCGGCTCTGACCTCTTCCCACAGCTATCCGCAGCTTTATAGGAATCTTGTTTTAAATGCCGTGTTGCATGACGGACAGGAGACCCAACAGGGTGCAGACCAGCGCGGCCCTCCTCCAGATTATCCCCTATGTGCCCGAGTTCCTCAGTACATGCTCAGCTATTCACAGGAGCATGTACAGTACCACAAAGACCCTCCTCCCCCGTTTTACTCACAGCACCACAG GTATGTGTCTGCCCAAGCCCAGGTGGCTCAGAACAGCATCCACGCATCCTCCAACGGCAATGACGTGTTGATGAGGGAGAACGAGCAGCTCAGGAGAGAGCTGCAGCTGTACATCCAGAAGGCTGCCAGGCTGCAGAAG TTGGAGCTTGAGATCCAACAGATCTCAGAGGCGTACGAGACCCTGATGAGAGGCTCTGCTAAGCGGGAAGCCTTGGAGAAAACTCTGAGGACTAAACTGGAGGCAGAGATTAAGAGGATGCATGATTTTAACAGAGATCTCAGAG aGCAACTTGGAGCAGCTAACAAGCACAGAGCGGCCGGTGATGCTGAGTGCTCAGACCCAAGGCAGCACATCTTCGTTAAACTCCTGGAGCAAA ACGAAGAGCAGCAGCGGGAGCGCGAACAATTGGAAAAGCAGATTCAGCACCTGAGTGTGTCTGGTGAAGAGTGCCAGCGAAGAAGTGAACGGCTGGAGCAGGCGCTGACCTCAGCACAGAGCCGCAACcggcagctggaggaggagctgcaccgCAAGACGGCCTACATGAAGAAAGTGGAGGGGCTGCAGAGCTCCCTCGCTCAGCTGCAGGCGGCGTGCGAGAAGAGGGAGGTCCTGGAGCTGCGGCTTCGCACCCGGCTGGAGCAGGAGCTGAAGAGCCTCAGGGCACAGCAG ACAACCAACCTCACAGCATCAGAGCTGAGCTCATCCAcgctgcagcaggagctgagGGAAAAAGAGGAGCGCATCCTGGCTCTGGAGGCCGACATCACCAAATGGGAGCAGAAGTACCTGGAGGAGAGCACCATGAGGCAGTTTGCCATGGACGCAGCGGCCACGGCTGCAGCACAGAG GGATACAACGATCATCAACCATTCGCCCAGGAATTCACCAAACAGCAGCTTCAACGAAGACCTCCCTTTATCGAGCCACAGACACCAGGAGATGGAGAACAG GATCCGTGAACTTCACGCTCGGCTGCTGGAAAAGGACGCCGTGATCAAAGTCCTGCAGCAGCGCTCCAGATGGGAACAAGGCCGGCTAGAGAATCAGGCGCTCCGTCAGGCCAGGTCCGTCCCCTCCATCAACACCCTGACGTGTGGCGCTTTAACTAAAG GAAAGAGCCTCTCAGATGACCAGACAGGTGCTGCCATCTTGAAACCCCCGTCCTTCGTCGCGGCCAAGGCGCCGACCCAAGACTCCAGCACCCAGAGTGATGAGGTCACACCGGGGCTGGACGTCACAGCAGAGAAGGACAGGTCACAAGTCAATGGAGGGATTCCAGCAGCTACGACCG GCGCCTCAGAGGAGCAGAAGGCCCCGCTCAAGATGTTCAAGAGTTCAGACACCGAGGCGATCGAAATCCTCATATGA